TAAATTTAAATCTACAATTTCTTTAAAAAATAAAAACCGACCTTCTTCAAAAATTTTCCATATTGAATCTGATGGTAACATCCAAAAACAATTCATATCACTATAAGGAATATAATAATCATGTTCAACTGTATTCTGTTTGCTGGGTTTCGGATGAATGGTGAATTTATAAGGAGTTATATTGATTTCTGGAATGCTTGAAATAGTAATGATTTTTCCATCTTGGACTAGGCTAGATGTTGTCTCTAATTCACAGGCTTTTTTTCCACCAGGCCCCAAAATACTTTGTTTCCATAAGAGAAGTCCACTCTGCATTCGAAATACTTGTGACTCTACAGTCATTTCGGCACCAGCAAATTGTTGGTCTAAAAATCGAACATAGGTCGATCCAGGCTGATAGGTGTAATTTTCGTCTAGCATTCGTTCTATGGAATAACCGAATTCCTTTAGGATTTCGCATCTTGCATCATAACCAAACCTTTCATAGGTCCTACTCGTGACGTGACGATTCCAGTCCAAATCAAAGTGGTGGGTAGTTAAGGTTTTACGAAAAATTTGACTCATTGCACTTTTTTCCTAGTCGTAAGTAGTCGGTAAAGTAGAATTCGAGGAATTATCTCTTTTCATACCTTGCTTTGATAAACAATCTTAGATTTTTTGAATTAGGAAGTAGGTTTCCATCATACCTTTTCCTTTCACTTGAATTTCTCGTTTCTCTTCAAATGAAAATTTGGATTTTAGTTTTTTGTAAACTTCTTTGGAAACATGGATCTTTCCTTCAGCCCCATGGGATTCCATACGACTGGCTGTATTTACACTATCACCCCATAAATCATAAATAAACTTACTTTTACCAATTACGCCGGCAACAACTGGGCCAGTATGGATTCCAATTCTGATTTTAAAGTTTTTTGAATCATCAGAGATTCCATTTTTAATAGATGATAACATGTCAATTGCGCATAATGCTACCGCTTCACAATGATCTTCTCTGGGTTCAGGGATTCCTGAAGCTACCATATATGCATCACCGATAGTTTTGATTTTTTCTAAATTGTGGGATTTGATGATTGTGTCAAATTCGGAAAAAATATCGTTTAAAAGAGAAACAATTTTTTCCGGTTCCATAGTTTGTGATAAGACAGTAAAGTCTACGATATCAGCAAAAAGTATGGTTGCTTCGTTAGTTTTATCTGCAATGATTTCAGTTTTTGATTTGAGTCGGTCTGCAATGACAGGTGGGAGGATATTCAGAAGAAGGCTTTCTGATTTTTGATGTTCTATTTCAAGCATGTCTTGTGCTTTATGTAATGTTTTGTAATTAAATAGAGTAACGATATAAACCAATATACAAAATGCAACGAGTGTAATTAGCCTTCCAAGCTGAAAGAATTCTGGTGGTGCTTGGATGATGGGACCTTTATTTGTTAAATATACTTCCACAGCGACAAACAGAATCAGTGCCGATAAAGATACACGTGAAATATACTTAAGCTGCCTTGGAGGGTAAGTATAAAATGCCATAACACTGATTAAAAGTAAAAATAAATGATTGTCCGATTCTCTCCCTGCTTGTAAGGAATTGAAAACGACGCAGGCCATAGTTGTGTAGGAAAAAAATAATTTTGCAAATGTATACCAACCTTTATGGTTACAATATAAAACAAACAACCAAAGCACAGGAAAGAGTAGAGAATTATAAATAATGAATTGGCTGGAAGGGTAGTAGGGTAGAAGAGAAGGAATAATAGAGAATAACCAAATACCAACAATGATGGCCAGAGCATTGGTCAAACGTATGAATTTTGCATCCTTTTCATCTAGATCTTTTGTAATACCAATGTTTAGGGTATTTGTCCACATTTGCTTTAGGAATTTCATTTCAGGAATGGAACTCTGATTTAAACATTACGTCAATGAGAAAATTATGTTCTTATTTTTACACCTTCTGATGAATCTCTAAAAGTTTAACAATCAAATCCAAATTCCCTTCGGTTCCGGTGCATTCTACAAAGAAAGGGAGTTGCCAGTTTTGCGTTGTGGATCCTTGTTTGTTGATTGGTTTGTCCCAAGCAGGATAAACGCGAAATCCTCGTTTTCCTTCTCTTTTGTTCGTTAGAATTCCTTTTTCACCTAAAATTTGTTTTGTGAATAAAAAACAACCTATTCGAGTTTTGTTATTGGTTGCGATAATATAAAAATCGATATCATCTTTAACGTGAAAAGGTTCTATTGGGCCTCGTTTACTTCGTTTCCATAAAGTTACAAATTGTCCAATTTTTTTAGGAGTAATTTTTGCTTTTCGAAATCGTATTTTTCTATCGGGAGTTTGAATATAACAAGCGTCATACTCAGAACTTTCTTCTTCAAATTCGATATTTGTGATAGGTAAACTGAGGCGATCAAATATTCTTTCTTTGATAATTTTTAAAGAAGGAGGAATCGGATCAATTGCAGTAAAACTACGGTTCATAAGGTTTCGATACTTCTTAATTAGTGAGAAACTGACTTTAATCCGACAATCGAAAGGATGAGTGTGGAAAGGAAAAATATTCTCCAGAAATCGGCTGGTTCTTTAAATAAAAAGATCCCGATAAGAACAGTTCCCACGGCACCAATTCCTGTCCAAATCGCATAACTTGTGCCGATTGGTAAAACTTGTGTTACTTTAATAAGTAATAACATACTAATGGTTAAGGATACAAAAAATCCGAAGTACCATAAATATGCTTCATTCCCTGTCGTTTCCTTTGCTTTTCCTAAACAAGCAGCAAACATTACTTCAAAAAGACCGGCTATAAAAAGTAAAATCCAGTTCATACGCACTCTCTAGAGGATAGATTTTTTTCTTAATCAGGAAAAGTAAATCCTATATCAGGCAAACAATTGGGACTAGGAAAAATCGGTATAACTTATATGTAGCTATTTTAGCCTTTTTGTTTTAATTAGAAGAAATTATTCAACTAAATGGTTTAATAATTGACTAAAAAAATACCGAATCTTATATTCAACCAAATGGTTGAATTAAGGAAAAAAGAACAAATTTTGGACCGAGTGTTTGCGGCTCTCGCAGACCATTCACGGAGACAAATGTTGGCCAGACTTCGTAAGGGTTCATTAAGCATTTCTGAACTTGCCGAACCTTTCGCTATGTCTTTTGCAGGAGTTGCCAAACATATTGAAGTACTTGCTGATGCAGAACTCATAAGAAAGGTAAGAGCCCCTGAGGATGGTCGCAGTTTTCGATTGGAATTACAGAATCAAACTCTTTCTGAAGCAACTAACTGGATCGCTTACCATCAAGAGTTTTGGACAAACAAACTTGCAAGGCTCGAAGCCTTTTTAGAGGAGAAAGAACATGAACCCACAAATCCTAAAAGTAGAAAAAAGAATTAATGCAGATCCACTCCGAATTTTCCAGGCCTGGTTGAACTCTGAAGATTTTGCCCAGTGGTTTTTGTCAGGTGAAGGTATTGGGATCGAGTCTGTTCATATGGATCCGAGACCTGGGGGAAAATTCATTATTAATATGACAATGGATGGGAAAATATTTCCGCATGAAGGTGAATATATTACCATCGATTCGCCAAATAAACTTGTATTTACTTGGCGTTCTCATGCTACAGAAAATCAAGATACACTTGTTACTGTAACATTTGTAAAAATAACAGATACAACTGTTGTTACCAGTTCGAAACAAAAGCCACAAACGTTGGTAACTTTGACCCACGAACAGCTAATCAACGACATACAAATTAAAATGCATAATCATGGTTGGACAAGTATTCTTGAAAGTTTGAGCCAATGGATTGATTAGGGTCGAGTTACGATCATAAATTAAGAAAAATAAATGAATGAATAGAATTAAAAAAGGAGTGTTGTATGAACGGGATATACCACAAAGTAGGAATTAGGGCTGAATCAAATGCAGTGATCAATGCGCTGACAACAAAAGCGGGATTAGCCAATTGGTGGACGAATGAGGTCGAAGGAAGTTTTACTTCGGGTGTTTCAGCAGTGGGTGAATCGATTCAGTTTGGATTTGGGCATGGAAATGCTTTTGAGATGAAAGTACAAGAATCAGATCCCAAACGAGTGTTATGTGAATGTGTTTCTGGTCCAGAAGATTGGGTAGGTTCTCATATAGACTTTCAGCTGAATTCAGGAAAGGCACCTGATGGTAGTAAAATGACAATCATTTATTTCCGACACAAAGATTGGAAAAAGGAATCTGAATTCACAGCTCACTGTAGTATGAAATGGGCCACTTTTCTACTCAGTTTGAAGAGTCTTGTCGAAGTGGGAGTTGGACGACCGGCACCTGGTGATATTAAAATTGACGATATGAATTGAGATATTGTTGCCTGGAATGATGTTTTAAACTTCCATTTGTCAAAAATGGAGTAACCAAGGTGTGTATGTTTTCGTATTAAAGAACGAGAACATACACTTGGTAATTGATGATAGTGATCCGATTTATTCTAGATGAAACTTCCAAAATGTAAATAAAGAGCCGCGTAGTTTGACCTGTTTTTTCCAGAATGAAATTATAGAGACTCTTTCTTAGTAATCTTATTTCTTTTGGCCTACAAATCGAATGACGGAACCTGTTCCATTATGAAACGCACCTTCTTTCAGCTGAATTTCCGTTTCTTTTAGTTCTATCGTATGATAGTTTGCGAAGTCGCTTTGAATTTCTTCAATAGAATATAACATATCAATTTCTTTTGGACCTCCCATCTTCTCATCTCTTTGCAGATAGTCAATATGCCGTTTGCTAAATGCTTCAAAGATTATATACCCATTGGGTTTGAGTAAATGATCTAAAGCCTTATGGTATTTTGATTTGATTGCAGCAGGAAAATGTGCATAGATAAGTGCAATGGCATCAAATTGGTTCGGTTGGTAGTTTATAGATTCGATTCCACCTATTTGATAATCAACCGATACTTTATTTTTTTCTGCTAGTTGTTTTGCTTTTTTTTGCCCTTCTATACTGATATCAAATGCAAAACTTTTCCATCCGATTTTTGCTGCATACACCGCATTTCTTCCTTCTCCCTCTGCGGGAAAAAGAATACTACCTGCTTTGAGTTTGTCGAGTTGTTCCTTTAAATACAGATTTGGCGATTCGCCATAAGCAAACTCTTCTTTACTGTATCGTTCATCCCATCTTTTGGTCCAGGCATCGTTCATAATCATATATGAAAAATTTAGGACTTAGATTTTCCACTATTAATCTAGTGGGATTTTAGAATTAAAGAATTCTGCCTGTAGTTTTTAAGTTATACCTTAACCGAATAATGTTTGTTCGTAATCGAGATCTTCTGTAATGATATCCTCTGGTTGGAATTGGGTGATGAGGTGATTCACTTCTGATTCCGAATTGGTTTTCGGATCAAGCCAACGATCTTGATTCTCCTTTCCAATGACTATAGGTTGTCTATGTTTGTTGGGACCGAAGTTATGGATTTCTGCCGTTCTTTTGTTTGCAACTTGTGTTACGATTGTAACCCAGGTTGTATTGTCAGGATACAAACCCCAAATTCCACCAAAGTAGGAATCTTTATCTTTAAATTCAATTTTGAATTTATGTTTTTCTCCATTGAGTTGGGTTTGCCATTCGAAGTATGATAATACTGGAATTAAACATCGATTTGTTGAATAATTTTTCCAAAAGGTAGAAGTAAATATATGTTCCGATTGGGTTGTCGTAATAAGACGATTAGCCCAAGGTTGTTTTGTTCCCCAAATACCAGGAGAAATTACTATTTTGTCTTCAAGATTTTTAATATACCAAAATAGACTATTCGGTTTTACTGCTAACCCATTCATCATATATTTCTGGCTATCTATTTCATAATTGTTGTCTTGAGCGGAAAAATTCCTCCACCGATTTTGGTATTTTTTTTGAGAAACCAGCCTGTTTGTGAATAAATTTGACATTGGTAGTTTAATGAACT
Above is a window of Leptospira perdikensis DNA encoding:
- a CDS encoding acyl-[acyl-carrier-protein] thioesterase yields the protein MSQIFRKTLTTHHFDLDWNRHVTSRTYERFGYDARCEILKEFGYSIERMLDENYTYQPGSTYVRFLDQQFAGAEMTVESQVFRMQSGLLLWKQSILGPGGKKACELETTSSLVQDGKIITISSIPEINITPYKFTIHPKPSKQNTVEHDYYIPYSDMNCFWMLPSDSIWKIFEEGRFLFFKEIVDLNLIKETDATTFFMGGEIIIHKKPEPGSHVKILSWIESFEKIRFYFRQDVIDSNGNLLASMKDEQLFVSLSKARPRRAPEAFFEKIERFIE
- a CDS encoding adenylate/guanylate cyclase domain-containing protein, with the protein product MWTNTLNIGITKDLDEKDAKFIRLTNALAIIVGIWLFSIIPSLLPYYPSSQFIIYNSLLFPVLWLFVLYCNHKGWYTFAKLFFSYTTMACVVFNSLQAGRESDNHLFLLLISVMAFYTYPPRQLKYISRVSLSALILFVAVEVYLTNKGPIIQAPPEFFQLGRLITLVAFCILVYIVTLFNYKTLHKAQDMLEIEHQKSESLLLNILPPVIADRLKSKTEIIADKTNEATILFADIVDFTVLSQTMEPEKIVSLLNDIFSEFDTIIKSHNLEKIKTIGDAYMVASGIPEPREDHCEAVALCAIDMLSSIKNGISDDSKNFKIRIGIHTGPVVAGVIGKSKFIYDLWGDSVNTASRMESHGAEGKIHVSKEVYKKLKSKFSFEEKREIQVKGKGMMETYFLIQKI
- a CDS encoding MepB family protein encodes the protein MNRSFTAIDPIPPSLKIIKERIFDRLSLPITNIEFEEESSEYDACYIQTPDRKIRFRKAKITPKKIGQFVTLWKRSKRGPIEPFHVKDDIDFYIIATNNKTRIGCFLFTKQILGEKGILTNKREGKRGFRVYPAWDKPINKQGSTTQNWQLPFFVECTGTEGNLDLIVKLLEIHQKV
- a CDS encoding DMT family transporter — protein: MNWILLFIAGLFEVMFAACLGKAKETTGNEAYLWYFGFFVSLTISMLLLIKVTQVLPIGTSYAIWTGIGAVGTVLIGIFLFKEPADFWRIFFLSTLILSIVGLKSVSH
- a CDS encoding ArsR/SmtB family transcription factor; the encoded protein is MVELRKKEQILDRVFAALADHSRRQMLARLRKGSLSISELAEPFAMSFAGVAKHIEVLADAELIRKVRAPEDGRSFRLELQNQTLSEATNWIAYHQEFWTNKLARLEAFLEEKEHEPTNPKSRKKN
- a CDS encoding SRPBCC family protein — its product is MNPQILKVEKRINADPLRIFQAWLNSEDFAQWFLSGEGIGIESVHMDPRPGGKFIINMTMDGKIFPHEGEYITIDSPNKLVFTWRSHATENQDTLVTVTFVKITDTTVVTSSKQKPQTLVTLTHEQLINDIQIKMHNHGWTSILESLSQWID
- a CDS encoding SRPBCC family protein is translated as MNGIYHKVGIRAESNAVINALTTKAGLANWWTNEVEGSFTSGVSAVGESIQFGFGHGNAFEMKVQESDPKRVLCECVSGPEDWVGSHIDFQLNSGKAPDGSKMTIIYFRHKDWKKESEFTAHCSMKWATFLLSLKSLVEVGVGRPAPGDIKIDDMN
- a CDS encoding class I SAM-dependent methyltransferase, coding for MNDAWTKRWDERYSKEEFAYGESPNLYLKEQLDKLKAGSILFPAEGEGRNAVYAAKIGWKSFAFDISIEGQKKAKQLAEKNKVSVDYQIGGIESINYQPNQFDAIALIYAHFPAAIKSKYHKALDHLLKPNGYIIFEAFSKRHIDYLQRDEKMGGPKEIDMLYSIEEIQSDFANYHTIELKETEIQLKEGAFHNGTGSVIRFVGQKK
- a CDS encoding SOS response-associated peptidase family protein, producing the protein MNGLAVKPNSLFWYIKNLEDKIVISPGIWGTKQPWANRLITTTQSEHIFTSTFWKNYSTNRCLIPVLSYFEWQTQLNGEKHKFKIEFKDKDSYFGGIWGLYPDNTTWVTIVTQVANKRTAEIHNFGPNKHRQPIVIGKENQDRWLDPKTNSESEVNHLITQFQPEDIITEDLDYEQTLFG